Proteins encoded together in one Triticum dicoccoides isolate Atlit2015 ecotype Zavitan chromosome 7B, WEW_v2.0, whole genome shotgun sequence window:
- the LOC119342172 gene encoding aspartyl protease family protein At5g10770-like: MASIPKLVILLLCTCLHTLLAHGGDDLRTYKVLHAGALKSATVNCSQPQVTPSSGGVTVPLHHRHGPCSPVPSKKAPTLEEMLRRDELRAAYITRKYSGVKGGAGDVEQSDVTVPTTLGTSLGTLEYLITVGIGSPAMTQTMLIDTGSDVSWVQCKPCLQCHLQADSLFDPSSSSTYSPFSCSSAACAQLRQSHEGNGCSGSQCQYMVKYGDGSIGAGTYSSDKLALGSSAVNNFQFGCSQSESGNLLEDQTDGLMGLGGGAQSLATQTAGTFGKAFSYCLPPTSSSPGFLTLGASTSSFIVKTPMLRSSEVPSYYGVRLQAIRVGGRQLSIPASVFSAGSIMDSGTIITRLPATAYSALSSAFKAGMKQYPPAQPMGIFDTCFDFSGQSTINIPTVSLVFSGGAVVDLVSDGIILDSCLAFAANSDDSSLGIIGNVQQRTIEVLYDVGGGSFGFKAGAC, from the exons ATGGCATCTATTCCCAAGCTTGTGATTCTCCTGCTGTGCACCTGTCTTCACACTCTCCTTGCTCACGGAGGGGACGATCTTCGCACCTACAAGGTTCTGCACGCTGGCGCTCTCAAATCTGCCACCGTCAACTGCTCCCAGCCCCAAG TGACTCCATCATCCGGCGGGGTCACGGTGCCGTTGCACCACCGGCATGGCCCGTGCTCCCCCGTGCCCTCCAAGAAGGCGCCGACCTTGGAGGAGATGCTCCGTCGTGACGAGCTCCGGGCCGCCTACATCACACGGAAGTACTCCGGCGTCAAGGGTGGTGCCGGTGACGTGGAGCAATCGGACGTGACCGTGCCGACCACGCTGGGCACCTCCCTGGGCACGCTGGAGTACCTGATCACCGTCGGCATCGGCTCGCCGGCCATGACCCAGACCATGCTCATCGACACCGGCAGCGACGTGTCCTGGGTGCAGTGCAAGCCGTGCTTGCAGTGCCACTTGCAGGCGGACTCGCTCTTCGACCCCAGCTCGTCGAGCACCTACTCACCCTTCTCCTGCAGCTCCGCCGCCTGCGCGCAGCTCCGCCAGAGCCATGAGGGGAACGGCTGCTCCGGCTCCCAGTGCCAGTACATGGTCAAATACGGCGATGGTTCGATCGGGGCCGGGACCTACAGCTCCGACAAGCTCGCGCTGGGCTCTAGCGCCGTCAACAACTTCCAGTTCGGGTGCAGCCAGTCTGAGTCGGGCAACCTTCTCGAAGACCAGACCGATGGGCTCATGGGGCTCGGCGGCGGTGCTCAGTCGCTGGCCACCCAGACCGCGGGGACCTTCGGCAAGGCCTTCTCGTACTGCCTTCCGCCGACTTCAAGCTCGCCTGGGTTCCTCACTCTCGGCGCATCAACCTCGAGTTTCATCGTCAAGACGCCGATGCTGAGGAGCAGTGAGGTCCCGTCGTACTACGGCGTGCGCCTTCAGGCCATCAGAGTGGGAGGCAGGCAGCTCAGCATACCTGCCTCGGTCTTCTCCGCCGGGTCGATCATGGACTCCGGGACAATCATCACGCGGCTGCCGGCGACGGCGTACTCTGCGCTGTCGTCGGCGTTCAAGGCCGGCATGAAGCAGTACCCGCCGGCGCAGCCCATGGGCATCTTCGACACGTGCTTCGACTTCAGCGGCCAGTCCACCATCAACATACCGACCGTCTCACTGGTGTTCTCCGGGGGCGCCGTCGTCGACCTCGTCTCGGACGGGATCATTCTGGACAGCTGCCTCGCCTTCGCGGCCAACAGCGACGACAGCTCCCTCGGCATCATCGGCAACGTGCAGCAGCGGACGATCGAGGTGCTGTACGACGTCGGCGGCGGCTCCTTCGGGTTCAAAGCAGGCGCATGCTGA